GCGGCGGGAAACTCCGCCAGGAACACCACCCCGATCGGCAGCGCGATCACCGGCGTCAGGCGCCGCAGCAGGCTGGCCGCCACGGGGCCGATCTGCTCGGTCGCGCGGTACATCGTCGTGCGCCCCAGAACCATCGAGAAGAGCCCCGCCGCGAGAAAGACGGCGATGGGTTCGACCGCGTCGAGGCTCGCCACCGCCGCGAGACGGACCTGCCCCCAGCCCAGCCACAGGGCGCCGGACACCGCCGCCGTCAGCACGACCGACAGGAACACGCCGTTGTCGCCGCGCGCCGAGGCCTTGCCCCTGACGATCGTGACCCCGGCCAGCCCGTAGGACAGGGCCGCGAGGAGCGCGAACCCTTCGCCGGTCATGCCGCAAGCATCAGAGTTTCAGGCCGCAATTCTCGAAGGCTTTCGACGTCGCGGCCTTTTCCGCGTCGGTCAGTTCCAGCATCGGGTGACGCACGCGCCCGCCGACCTGGCCCAGCAATTCCTGCCAGTATTTGCCATGCGCCGTGGGCTTGCCGCCGGGCCTGGTGCGCTTGATCGCGTCGCGCACCGGGTCGAGGCTGTCGCGCACGCGCCGCGCCTCGTCGAACTTTCCGGCAAAGGCCAGCTCGGTATATTCGCGCATCCGGCGGTCCTTCGCGGTCTGCAACTGGTAGGGCGGCGAGGAACAGAGGTAAAGCTGCCAGCCCAGTTCCTCGATATTGTCGAGCCATTCTTCCTCGGACGAGGTCGAGACCAGGATCTTGTCACCCACCATCTTCGTCAGCCGCGCATACATCTCGCGCGGGACCGAGTATTTGATCGCCATGATATTGGGCAGCTCGGCAATGCGCGCGCAGGTCTCGGGCTCCATCAGGTAGCCGCTGTCGGGATGGCTCCACATGGCGATGCCGATATCCAGACGGTCGCAGAGATACTTGTAATAGTTGTAGAGAACCTCGTCGCGCTCATGGCAGAAGCTCAGCATCGGCGCGTGCACCACCACGTAATCCGCGCCGCACTCCTGCGCATGGCGGCCAAGCTCCAGCACGGTATCGACGTTCTGGTCCGAGATCGACATGATCGTGCCCGCCTTGCCCGCGCACTCGTCGGCGGCGATGCTCATGTTGCGCTTGCGCTCGTCCACGGACATCGACCAGAACTCGCCCTGCTTGCCCGCGATGAAGAGGCCCCGGATCTCCAGGTCGTCGATCCAGTGACGGATATTGCGCCGCAGCCCCGCCTCATCGAGCGCGAGGTCATCGTCGAACGGGTTGAGCGCGGCGGCCCAGATGCCCCGCATCGTCTCGCGGGCATGGGCCTTGGCCTCGTGCTTTGCATATTCCATGGTAGGGCTCCGAAGGATCGTGGCGGTTGCTTCGCCACCACTAAAACGCCCGGATCGCATGAATGCCAATCGGAACGGCCTGAATTGGCTATCCAAAAATACTATAGCAATCGCGCTGGAGTTTCATTTATAGACTCCGGGTGAGGAGAGACGCTTATGAAGATCGGACTTGTCGGCGAAGGTGCCATCGGTCGTTTCGTGGCGGAAAAGCTCGGCGCGGCCGGGTACGGCCCGCACGTGGTGCTCGTGCGGCCCGCGCGGCTGGACGGGCCGAACGGTACGCGCGTCCGCCGCGTCGGGAGCGTGGCCGATCTACCCTCCGATCTCGATCTGATGGTCGATTGCGCCGGGCACGCGGCGCTGATCGAACACGGCGCGGCGATCCTCGGGCGCGGCATCGACCTGATTACCGTGTCACTCGGCGCGCTGGCCGACCCGGACCTGGAGCGGTCCCTCACCGACGCGGCACGATCCGGCTCCGCGCAGCTTCACCTCGCAAGCGGCGCCATCGGCGCGCTCGACTGCCTGCAGGCCGCACGGGTGGGCGGGCTCGCCGAAGTCACCTACACGGGCCGCAAACCCCCCGCGGGCTGGCGCGGCTCCCCGGCGGAGGACCGCATCGACCTCGACCGCCTGACCGCCGCCGCCACCCATTTCGACGGTACCGCACGGCAGGCGGCAACGGAGTATCCCAAGAACGCCAATGTCGCCGCCGCCGTGGCACTCGCCGGGATGGGCTTCGACAAGACCCGCGCGCGGCTGATCGCCGATCCGGACGTGACCGCCAATATCCACGAGATCCACGCCTCCGGCACTTTCGGCAGCTTCAGCTTCCGTATCGAGGGCAAGGCCCTGCCCGACAACCCGCGCAGTTCCGCCCTCGCCGCGATGAGCGTCATCGCCGCCATCGAGCGCCGCCGCGCCCCGGTCACGACCTGAGGCACGCATGGTCTCCAACCACACCCGCATCGTCGACCGCGCCCTTACGCGCCTCAAGCTGCGTCAGCTTCGCCTGCTGGTGAAGGTGGGCGAACATGGCAACATCCAGCACGCCGCGCGCGATCTGGGCATCTCGCAGCCCGCCGCGACCAAGATGATCCAGGATCTCGAGATCGACTTCGAGGTTCAGCTCTTCGAGCGCACCAATCGCGGCGTCGTGCCCACCGTCTTCGGCGAGGCGCTGATCCGGCACGGCAAGCTCATCTTCGCGCAGGTCTCGACCGCCGCGCAGGAGCTCGATGACCTGAACGAGGGCAACAGCGGCCGCGTCGTCGTCGGCACCCTGCTCGCCGCCTCCCCCAACCTCCTGCCCCGGGCCATCAAGCGGCTCCTGCAGACCCGGCCCAACGTCGCGATCAAGATCGTCGAGGGCACCAACGAGGCGCTGATGCCCGCCCTGCGCTCGGGCGAGATCGACATGATCGTCGGCCGCCTTCCCAGCCACCGGCACCGCGCCCGGATCGAGCAGGAGACCTTCTTCGACGAACGGGTGATGATCGTCGCCGGCCCGCAGCATCCGCTCGCCGGGGCCGCCGACGTCTCCTTCGAGCGGCTCAAGCCCTATGGCTGGATCCTGCCCCCGGTCGAAACGACGCTCCGGCGGCAGACCGACCAGTTCTTCATCAAGCAGGGGCAATACCTGCCCGCTATCGTGATCGAGTCGGTCTCCTACCTCGCCAACCGCGCGCTTCTGCGCTCGCATGACCTGATCGGGTTGCTCCCGGCCCACGTGGCGGCGCTCGACGTCGAGGCCGGGCTTCTGGCCTCGATCGACTGGGACGTGCCGTTCGGCGGGCGGCCCGTCGGCGTCTCCTATCGCGGCAAGAACAGCCTTTCGCCCGCAGGCCGCGCCTTCCTGTCCGCCCTGCGCGACGAGGCGGCGGCGAGGTGAGTTGCCGGGGTATCACGGAAACCGATACCAGTATCCGTTCAATTCAATTGAGCCAATTGCCGCGAATATGTGACCTTCGTCCCGACAGCATGACTTCGAGAGGGTCCCATGAGCAACTATCCCGATCTCAAACTCTATATCGGCGGTGAATGGCGCAAGACGCCCGAGGACATGGCGGTCGTCAACCCGGCGACCGAGGCCGAGATCGGCCGCCTCCCCCGCGCCCGTGTCTCGGATCTCGACGACGCGCTGAGCGCGGCCGAGGACGGGTTCCGCACCTGGCGCCGCACCGCCCCCCGCGACCGCGCCGATCTCATGCTCAAGGCCGCGCGGCTCCTGCGCGAGCGGCAGGAGGAGATCGCGCAATCCATCACCGCCGAGCATGGCAAGCCCCTCAAACAGGCGCGGCTCGAGGTGATCCGGGGCGCCGAGTTCATCGAATGGGACGCGGGCGAAGCGACCCGCACCTATGGGCGCGTCATCCCCTCGGCCCACGGCGTGCGCTACATCGTGCATCACGAGCCGGTGGGCGTGGTGCTGGGCCTCTCCCCCTGGAACTTCCCCATGAGCCAGCCCTGCCGCAAGATCGCGGGCGCGCTGGCCAGCGGCTGTTCGATCATCCTCAAGGCCGCCGAGGAAACCCCGGCCGGCGCGCAGCATATCGTGAAGGCGTTCCACGACGCGGGCCTGCCCGCGGGGGTGCTCAACCTCGTATTCGGTGAACCGGCCGAGATCTCCGGCCACCTGATCGCGCAGGAACCCGTACGGCTGGTGGCCTTCACCGGCTCGACTGCCGTGGGGCGGCACCTGACCACGCTCGCGTCGGAAAACATGACTCGCGTGCTGATGGAACTGGGCGGCCATGCGCCGGTCATCGTCTGCGAGGATACCGACGTGGAGAAGGCGGCCATCAGCAGCGCCGTCCGCAAGTACCGCAACGCCGGGCAGGTCTGCACATCGCCCACCCGCTTCTTCGTGCATGAGAGCATCTTCGAGCCCTTCGTCGAAGGCTTCGTCAAGCGCGCCAAGGCCACCGTCGTCGGCAACGGCATCGAGGACGGCGTCGAGATGGGGCCGCTGGCCAACGACCGCCGCGTGCCCGCACTGTCGGCCCTGGTCGAGGACGCGCGCGCCAAGGGGGCGGAGGTGCTCACCGGCGGCGGACGGATCGGCAACAAGGGTTATTTCTTCGAACCCACCGTCCTCGCCAACGTGCCCGAGAACGCGAATGTGATGCAGGAGGAGCCCTTCGGCCCGCTCGCCGTCATCAACCCGGTGGCGTCACTGGACGAGGCGATTTCCAACGCGAATGCAACGCCCTTCGGCCTCGCCGCCTACGGCTTCACCAACCGCGCCGACTATATCGACCGGATGACCGACGAGGTCGAGGCCGGCAACATCTCGTTCAACACGCTCGAGGCGTCGCTGCCCGAGACCCCCTTCGGCGGCGTGAAGTCCAGCGGCTATGGCCGCGAGGGCGGCACCGAGGGGCTCGAGAATTACATGAACGTCAAGAACATCTCGCACAGCATGGAAATCGTCTGAGCACGGGGGCCGGTTCGGATCAGGACCGGCCCTTGGGCGCCTTCTTGCCGCGCGCGACATCGGCCTCGTCGTAGAAGCCGATCCAGATGCCCTCATCCATCTCGATCTCGGTCAACGCCTCGACCCGCGCGTCGCTCATCGTGGTCCGGTTGCGCAGCCGCTCGGTCCAGCGCAGCAGCGCGGCGCCCAGCCTCTCGCGCGTGGCGGCATGGGCGGGATCGTCACCCAGATCGGTGAACTCCTGCGGATCGCTGTCCAGATCGAACAGCATCGGGCGATAGCCGGTCACATGCACCATCTTCCAGCGCCCGTCGAAGAGCATCACCGCCCGGCTGTCGCGCACCGCGCTCCCCAGCAGCACCCGCGCCTCGCGAAAGGCGAAATCATATTCCGAAACGGCGATGTCGCGCGGCCAGCCTCCTTCGCCGTGCAGAAGCGGCAGCAGCGAATGCCCTTCGAGGATGTGATCCGGCACCGCGCCCCCCGACGCCTCTATGAAGGTCGGGACAAGGTCGATCGCCTCGACAAGGTCGCTATTGACCTGCCCGCGCGTCGCGTCGGCGCGGCGGTCCGGGTCGACCACGATCAGCGGGATGCGCACCGATTGCTCGTGAAACAGCTCTTTCTCGCCCAGCCAGTGATCGCCCAGGTAATCGCCGTGATCCGAGGTAAAGACGATCAGCGTGTCGTCCAGCTTTCCCGCCTCTTCGAGGTGCCGCATCAGCACCCCGATCTGGTCGTCGATCTGCGTGATGAGCCCCATATAGGCCGGGATCACCGCGCGGCGCACCTCGTCGCGGGACATGCATTTCGACGTGCGATGCGCTTGGTAGGCGGCGAGCAGCGGATGGGGATCCGCGCGCTCGGACTCATCGCGGGTGGCGGCGGGAACATCGTTTGCGCCATACATCTCATGATAGGGCGCGGGCGCGATATAGGGCCAATGCGGCTTGATATAGCTCAGATGCAGGCACCACGGATCGTCGCCCGCCTGCGCGATGAATTCGATGGCGCGAGTAGTGGTGTAGTTCGTTTCCGAATCCTCGGCACGCACCCGCGCGGGCCGGCGGGCGTTCTTCATCAGCCAGCCTGAAAGGATCGCGCCATCCGCATCCTCGGCGGAATTGGCCCAGTCCTGCCACGGATTCTCGCCCTCGTACCCTTGGGCGGCGAGGTAGTCGTTGTAATGCGACGGCTGCTTGCCCCCCGTGGGATGCACGCCATCCAGCCTGTCCCACACCTCGAAGCCGCATTCCGCCACCAGCGCGCCGATCTCCGACGCCTTCGACACGCCCAGACGCTCCATCCCCTCGGTATCGGCGGTCATGTGGGTCTTGCCGCAGAGCACCGTGCGCAGGCCCAGCGGGCGCAGGTATTCGCCCAGCGTCCGCTCACCCAGCTTGAGCGGCACCATGTTCCACGTCGATCCGTGGCTGCGCACATAGCGCCCGGTATAGAAGCTCATCCGGCTCGGCCCGCAGATCGGCGATTGCACATAGGCCCGATCGAAGCGCAGGCCGCGTTCGGCCAGCGCGTCGATATTCGGGGTGCGGATCGACGGATGGCCCGTGCAGCCGAGGTAATCCCACCGCAGTTGATCGCACATGATGAAAAGGATGTTCTTCGCGGTCATGTCACGAGCGAGCGCTTCTGGAACCTCTCATCCTTCCAGCGTTCCTCCTTCAGGATCGCCTCCAGCTTGTCCACCGCGCCCAGGATCTCGGCCTCCCCGATGAAAAGCGGCGTGATGCCGAAGCGCATGACATCCGGCGCCCGGAAATCGCCGATCACGTTGTCGGCGATCAGCGCCTGCATCGCGGCATAGCCGTTCTCGTATGCAAACGAGACGTGGCTGCCCCGCGCCATCGGGTCGCGCGGGCTGACCAGTTTCAGCGCGGGACAGCGCGATTCGACCTCGCGGATGAAAAGCTCGGACAGGTCCACCGATTTCGCGTGCAACGCGTCCATGTCCACTTGGTCCCAGATATCCAACGCGCCCGACAGCAGCACGAAGGATGCAATGGACGGCGTGCCGATGCGCATCCGCTCGATCCGGCCGGGCATGGGGCGGTAATCGGTGTCGAAGGCAAAGGGCGCCTCGTGCCCGTACCAGCCCGAAAGGAACGGCTCGACCGTATCCAGAAGGCGCGGCGCCACGTGGATGAACGCGGGCGAACCCGGCCCGCCATTCAGGTACTTGTAGGTGCAGCCGATGGCGAAATCCGTGTCGCACCCGCCCACATCGACCGGCACCGCGCCCGCCGAATGCGCCAGATCCCAGACCACGACCGCGCCGACGGAATGCGCCTTGTCGATGATCGCGCGCATGTCATGGCGCCGCCCGGTGCGGTAATCTACCTCGGTAATCATCACCACGCCGACCTCCTCGGTGATGCCGGCCATCAGATCCTCGGGGTCCGGCGTGCGCAGCGTGTAGCCGGCATCCTTCAGCTTGATCAGCCCCTCGACCATGTAGAGATCGGTGGGAAAATTGCCATTGTCCGACAGGATCACGTGGCGATCCGGCACCATCGCCATCCCGGCGGCGACCGCCTGAAACACCTTGATCGAGAGGGTATCGCCCACAACGGTCGTCCCCTCGGGCGCGCCGATCAACCGTCCGACACGGTCGCCCAGCGTGTTGGTCTGCATGAACCAGTTTTTCGTGTTCCAGCCCTTGATGAGCTCGGTGCGCCATTCGTCGTTGAGGAAATCCGTCATCGCCGGCACGGACGCCTTCGGCATCGGCCCCAGCGAATTGCCGTTCAGATAGATCATGCCCTCCGGCAGGTCGAATTGCCGGCGCATCGCCTCGAAATCGGTCAATGTCTCATCCTCACGTTGCAATAATCGCGGCCAATCGCCTGCCTCAACGTACACGAAAAGAGCGTCCCGCGCGTCGCCTCACGGGGGAAATGGATATTCGAAAAGCTGATAGCGAACCGCCGCGACACACCGCGAAGGTTGGCGCCGCGACGCGGCCTCACCGGGCTATGCGCTGCGCCCCGTCACATGCCCCGCGTCGCGCAGGGACCGGCGCTCGGCAGTCGTCACCGCGTCCACCAGCATCCATGTCACGAAGAACGACACCGCGCCGGCCAGGTACATCATCATCGAGAAGACCACGTAGGCGCGCGCCTGCGACGATGACGAAACACCCTCGGCAAAGATCATCCCGATCAGCAGCCCGAAGGCCACGTTGCCCCAGAACACCCCCCACCAGAGCGGCAGAAGCCAGTGCCGATCCTGCGTGATCCCGAACCCCGTGACCAGGTTGCGCATCGCTTCGTAGGGTTTCCAGAAGAACGCCACCGGCACGAAATACCAATAGACCGCGCCCGCGGGTGTCACCGATTGCGGCCCCCTGAGCGCCACGAGCGTGTCGGTGCTCTTCTTCTTCCACACGAGATAGAGCACCGTCGCCACGATCGAGGGCAGAAGCGTGACCGCCAGCAGGCCGGGGCTTGTCTCGAGCGCGAGCGTCATCGCATAGCGCGCCTCGGGCGTGCCCTGCACCGCGATCAACACGGCCGCGATGATCGAGACACCCGCCGACGCGTGCAGGAAGATCGCAAGCGTGCGGGCGATGCCGGTGACGTCCTGCGCGGCGGGCCGCGGCCCAGCGGGCGCGGCGGCGGTCAGCGGCGCGGCGGCCTGCGTGCCGGTGGGCAGGGGCGCGCCCGTGGCCCCCGCCTCCACCGCGCTTTCGCCGCCCCGCGCCACGGCTGCGCCCAGCGCCTCGCGGATATCCTCGAATTCGGCGCGCGTGATCTCGCCCCGCGCGAACCTCTCGGCGGCGATTTCCATCGCTTTCGACATGGTCTTCGGCCCCTCTCCGTCCCTCTCCCGCGCGGGATCATGGCGCGCCCCGGCCT
This window of the Roseovarius sp. SCSIO 43702 genome carries:
- a CDS encoding dihydrodipicolinate synthase family protein, with the translated sequence MEYAKHEAKAHARETMRGIWAAALNPFDDDLALDEAGLRRNIRHWIDDLEIRGLFIAGKQGEFWSMSVDERKRNMSIAADECAGKAGTIMSISDQNVDTVLELGRHAQECGADYVVVHAPMLSFCHERDEVLYNYYKYLCDRLDIGIAMWSHPDSGYLMEPETCARIAELPNIMAIKYSVPREMYARLTKMVGDKILVSTSSEEEWLDNIEELGWQLYLCSSPPYQLQTAKDRRMREYTELAFAGKFDEARRVRDSLDPVRDAIKRTRPGGKPTAHGKYWQELLGQVGGRVRHPMLELTDAEKAATSKAFENCGLKL
- a CDS encoding aspartate dehydrogenase — protein: MKIGLVGEGAIGRFVAEKLGAAGYGPHVVLVRPARLDGPNGTRVRRVGSVADLPSDLDLMVDCAGHAALIEHGAAILGRGIDLITVSLGALADPDLERSLTDAARSGSAQLHLASGAIGALDCLQAARVGGLAEVTYTGRKPPAGWRGSPAEDRIDLDRLTAAATHFDGTARQAATEYPKNANVAAAVALAGMGFDKTRARLIADPDVTANIHEIHASGTFGSFSFRIEGKALPDNPRSSALAAMSVIAAIERRRAPVTT
- a CDS encoding LysR substrate-binding domain-containing protein; translation: MVSNHTRIVDRALTRLKLRQLRLLVKVGEHGNIQHAARDLGISQPAATKMIQDLEIDFEVQLFERTNRGVVPTVFGEALIRHGKLIFAQVSTAAQELDDLNEGNSGRVVVGTLLAASPNLLPRAIKRLLQTRPNVAIKIVEGTNEALMPALRSGEIDMIVGRLPSHRHRARIEQETFFDERVMIVAGPQHPLAGAADVSFERLKPYGWILPPVETTLRRQTDQFFIKQGQYLPAIVIESVSYLANRALLRSHDLIGLLPAHVAALDVEAGLLASIDWDVPFGGRPVGVSYRGKNSLSPAGRAFLSALRDEAAAR
- a CDS encoding NAD-dependent succinate-semialdehyde dehydrogenase encodes the protein MSNYPDLKLYIGGEWRKTPEDMAVVNPATEAEIGRLPRARVSDLDDALSAAEDGFRTWRRTAPRDRADLMLKAARLLRERQEEIAQSITAEHGKPLKQARLEVIRGAEFIEWDAGEATRTYGRVIPSAHGVRYIVHHEPVGVVLGLSPWNFPMSQPCRKIAGALASGCSIILKAAEETPAGAQHIVKAFHDAGLPAGVLNLVFGEPAEISGHLIAQEPVRLVAFTGSTAVGRHLTTLASENMTRVLMELGGHAPVIVCEDTDVEKAAISSAVRKYRNAGQVCTSPTRFFVHESIFEPFVEGFVKRAKATVVGNGIEDGVEMGPLANDRRVPALSALVEDARAKGAEVLTGGGRIGNKGYFFEPTVLANVPENANVMQEEPFGPLAVINPVASLDEAISNANATPFGLAAYGFTNRADYIDRMTDEVEAGNISFNTLEASLPETPFGGVKSSGYGREGGTEGLENYMNVKNISHSMEIV
- a CDS encoding alkaline phosphatase family protein, with translation MTAKNILFIMCDQLRWDYLGCTGHPSIRTPNIDALAERGLRFDRAYVQSPICGPSRMSFYTGRYVRSHGSTWNMVPLKLGERTLGEYLRPLGLRTVLCGKTHMTADTEGMERLGVSKASEIGALVAECGFEVWDRLDGVHPTGGKQPSHYNDYLAAQGYEGENPWQDWANSAEDADGAILSGWLMKNARRPARVRAEDSETNYTTTRAIEFIAQAGDDPWCLHLSYIKPHWPYIAPAPYHEMYGANDVPAATRDESERADPHPLLAAYQAHRTSKCMSRDEVRRAVIPAYMGLITQIDDQIGVLMRHLEEAGKLDDTLIVFTSDHGDYLGDHWLGEKELFHEQSVRIPLIVVDPDRRADATRGQVNSDLVEAIDLVPTFIEASGGAVPDHILEGHSLLPLLHGEGGWPRDIAVSEYDFAFREARVLLGSAVRDSRAVMLFDGRWKMVHVTGYRPMLFDLDSDPQEFTDLGDDPAHAATRERLGAALLRWTERLRNRTTMSDARVEALTEIEMDEGIWIGFYDEADVARGKKAPKGRS
- the kynU gene encoding kynureninase; amino-acid sequence: MTDFEAMRRQFDLPEGMIYLNGNSLGPMPKASVPAMTDFLNDEWRTELIKGWNTKNWFMQTNTLGDRVGRLIGAPEGTTVVGDTLSIKVFQAVAAGMAMVPDRHVILSDNGNFPTDLYMVEGLIKLKDAGYTLRTPDPEDLMAGITEEVGVVMITEVDYRTGRRHDMRAIIDKAHSVGAVVVWDLAHSAGAVPVDVGGCDTDFAIGCTYKYLNGGPGSPAFIHVAPRLLDTVEPFLSGWYGHEAPFAFDTDYRPMPGRIERMRIGTPSIASFVLLSGALDIWDQVDMDALHAKSVDLSELFIREVESRCPALKLVSPRDPMARGSHVSFAYENGYAAMQALIADNVIGDFRAPDVMRFGITPLFIGEAEILGAVDKLEAILKEERWKDERFQKRSLVT
- a CDS encoding DUF4328 domain-containing protein produces the protein MSKAMEIAAERFARGEITRAEFEDIREALGAAVARGGESAVEAGATGAPLPTGTQAAAPLTAAAPAGPRPAAQDVTGIARTLAIFLHASAGVSIIAAVLIAVQGTPEARYAMTLALETSPGLLAVTLLPSIVATVLYLVWKKKSTDTLVALRGPQSVTPAGAVYWYFVPVAFFWKPYEAMRNLVTGFGITQDRHWLLPLWWGVFWGNVAFGLLIGMIFAEGVSSSSQARAYVVFSMMMYLAGAVSFFVTWMLVDAVTTAERRSLRDAGHVTGRSA